The sequence below is a genomic window from Pleuronectes platessa chromosome 13, fPlePla1.1, whole genome shotgun sequence.
TCCCTTTCAGCCTGCTAGTGAGGTGTCATGTGGTAGTCAGCTTAGCCAGCCTAGTGGTCAGTAACTCAGTGGGCTGGTTTTACATGGCTGAAGCTATCACTTACAGTGTACTCAGTCTGATCACAGCACACAAATACCTTCCAAGAATTCTGCAACTCAAAGCTACTAATCTCAGGTtgaaatcaacaacaaaaacagagaaagagagaaatttcCTAGAAACTGATGTCACTTGTACTTAAAAATAACAACATTCGAAACTGATAATAGGTTTaacattttatgttttcaatCAATTGCAACATGTAATGCTACCTGTACTGGTACTCTGTTATTTCCagtaatatattattaatattatgtcAATTGACCAACTTGAAATGCTTCAACTGGAGAGATGTTTTCACAAAGATGTGCAGAAGTCAAATGTTGCTTGTTTTTTGCCTAAAATGTCCAGCAGTGGATACTCGAGGCAGCAAAGAGGTGGTTCACTGTTCATGATTTCACACAGTATAATGAAAAGACTATTCCTTCTGAAATCGATGCAAACAGTGCTGCTGACAGTAATAACCAGAAGCTTTTAAAACCACTGCTTGGAAATATTGGAGAGTTCTCATAATTCAAGCAAGAAACCCACTTGGAACAGCTAAAGAGGCTACTGATCCACATCCCTGCCCCGTGAATGTATCTTGCCCTCCGAAGACTCATCTGGCACAATCTAATAAGAAAGTCTGAAAGTCTAATTACAAATGTATTAAGCCGGACAAATGAAATCCCTCTGAATGTCTGTCTCTAAAAGGGTTCTAATAATATCCAGGACTGTGTCTACTTAAGAACAAAACATCTTATTAAAACGGGTTTAAATCAGAGGACAAGCCAGCAGACATCACTTTATGTGACTAaagcttttttaattaattcccTAATGAGGAAAAAAATTGCAAATTCAAAGCTTTCTGTACTGCTCCATTAGTCAACATTACCTCTGAGTGCACTCCGGACCAGGTAGGATGGCATCTGTGAGGGTGACTTTATTCTTGTCCAAGGGATTCTGACCCGACCCAGTGTGATTGACGGCTCGATTGGCGAACAGGATGTCATACTCCACACAGTTGACAAGGAACGTTGTGAACGTGACAACAAACAAAAGCTGACTGTTGGGATGAGACGAGAAAAGAAAGCAATAGATTAAGCTTTTGACTTAATTGCAGACAAAAttgcagtttgtttattaaatatGTCGATGGACAGGCTGAGGTTTGTTTTGAACTGTCATTATGACACTCTGGCCACTGGCCAGACTCAGGCCAACACCAGTAACACAGATAACCTACTGACATGGTGGCAGAAAGAcggtaaaataaagaaaatgttaactGACAGGCTGGACTAACATGAAAGGATTACAGCTAATGGTGTTTAAATTCTAGGAGACAAAGTAAACACATTCCCAGGAAGCTCATGTGGAACTGCTGATGGAATCATCTGGTTGAGCTTGTTCATGCTGAAGCCTAAGGCACACATGTCGGTCAAAACATGAAGTTACAAAAGTCATAAATAAGGTTTACAAGGAACAATCCTCCTGTTGGAACTGCATCATCAATCAACCTCAACCTAGTGCACTGGATTAAAAGCACATCCCTGTTCATATCTCACAGTACATCCCTCAGGTATGTGAACTCTGTACTTTCTCATACTTACACAAGTTCAAAGAACTCTGACAGCATCATACAGGCAAAGCCATTCTTCTGATGGAAATGATAGATGTGGACCGGTTGGTTAAGGGAAATCTGAAATCATTTGAGCTAGAGAACATCCAACATGACTTTGTATTTGAACAGTCACTATATGTACATTAATCAAGGGAAGATATTGTTTAACACAGCGAAAgatacaacaaataaaacaaacatcagacTGGAAGTTCTGTAGAAAAATCACGTTGCTCCCTCAAGAAGTAGACATTGTGAAAATTAACAGTTTCTAAATATGATTAGTGACAGTGCACCTGAGTCAGCTTGAGGCAGCACGTCCTGACCCCAGTGACATGTCCAATGGCAGTGCACTTTGGCTGACCTGTTATTTAACTGCACTGTAATTAAAAGGATATCCTGGTGAAGAAGTTATCCAGGTTCTTGATATGGTGCCATGAGTCTGTAACAGAAAAGCAAGGCATTAAGTAAATCACCATCTCCACCCAACCTTGACCCAGTTGCATCGTGTTATCTTCAAAACCAACACGGTTATCGTTGTGCTTTcctcagagagagaggtcaATAACATTAAAGAGCAGTTGTATTCGTTGTAGAGTTATAATTTAGTAATAGCACGCTTACCTTTCAGGCCTTCGGGCACATGCACCAGTAAATCCTCCTCGCCCGGAGGAGAGTCCTCCTCGAAGTCCTCGATCCTCTGGTACTCCTGGTAAGCTTCCAAGTTGGCCATTGTGCTTCACATTCTCCAGGCGTGTCCCAGCTGACGGCTTATTGTGTGGTAAACACAGTCTGACGCGAATCCAGTGTCAGGACCGAGGCTACATGCTGCAGCTGGTTCCTCCAGCACCTCAACTTAGGGACGCGTTAGCCGCGGCTAACAGTAGCCTGCTAACTTGCTAGTGTGGCGGACGGCGCTTGTGTAACCCAACACTGCCGCGACAGGATGCGGAATACTTAGAAGCAGTTTAAAAATAAGAAGACGGGTATTCTGTTagtgatgaacacacacagaacgcCTGTGCACGAGCAAAGTGTGGCAGAGAGCGGTGTGGTGGCGGGTTAGCCCGTGGATGATTCAGCCTCTCGTGTAGTCAGGGGGACGacggtttgtttttcttccatcTGCTCTGGGTCTTCCTCCGTCTCCGCCTCAGCGCGTGGCCGCGGCTCCTGCCACACACGCGGCTGCAGGTTTTTAGATCACGACCCGTTGCTCCTCAGTTCGTCCCGGGGCTAGGTCTCCTGAAACACACCGTCCCGTGTGGCTCCAGTGTTTTTGTCTTTCACCAACAAATGTCAACACAACGTCATTGACGTCACTTCGGGTTTTATGCCGCGTTCAGGGAGGCTCGGAAAGAGCGGGAGAATAACAAGGAGAACACTCGCATCCCAGAGCTTTCGTCAGATCAACTTCACATTCGGGTCATCTCAACAACATGGAGATTAAAACTACCTCGATTTTTGAGTTCTCGTAACACGACATCTTGTGGCCCTTTGACATGGCGCGTCATCATAGTTTGATTACACGCAGTCAGGACACGAGGTCATTGTATCTATATAATGTCAGTAGTCATATATTCCTTCGATATCTCAGGTGATGCAAAGGTGAACGATTTATACGatctgaagagaaacaagattgtttttgacctgaacagatacaTTAGTCTGTATTCAGTGATAGCACCACCtattggcaacaggaagtaTGCCTCgttttacaatataaatatataaaatataacattttcacCGTGTGGTCTGCACCCGATGGTGTGGACCGTAATGCGTGATTACTGGGCGTGGGGTTCAAAGTTTCAGCCGGTGCCCGACCACTCTCTCAGAGGGCCGCATCAGGTCCAGAGGATGCAGGTGCTCAGGCCGCACAATGCTGCTCGTAGACCTAGtttgattttatatattttttgttttatattttaagttttattcttgcaCGGTTTTCAaccttttctttaaatacacatctgCTGCTCCAAAGGTGTACAGGCTGTGTCAGTCAATACTTAAATCTGTATTGTCAGTATCTCCATTAGCACATACGTTTTTACAGTGACAGCTTTGCAGTAGTTCTGGTGGTGAGACTTTCATCTCGCTGCAATGAACTTATTCTTGTCTCATTTTGATGTTTAATGATCCTTATGCTTTcgtgtttgagtgttttttgtGCTACTCGATATCTAAATTTCCCTTGGGTTTAAATAAAGTATCTACCCTACATTCCCTTCACTGCCTtattattaaacattttcaataCATATGGATGAGAAATACAACAGAATAGAAACAACAGACTACTTGTTTAGTTAGATGTtctattgtgttattgtttttatttcattacatttattCGCTGctcatgtacttttttttttacgttttggGATGACGATAAATCTACCTGAATCTTGAAGTGAGCTAACGGTTTCCCCCCTCTATTTTTTGGTCGTATTTACGACTGGAATTAAATTACATGAACGCGGCATACACCGATGTCATTTCCGGTTAACGATTGTAGTTTTTGAGGTTTAAACGGACAAATTCGTGTTTTTGTCGCGTCTCGTTTCATCTAATGTTTCACAAATCGCTTAAAATCCATCAGAACATCAGCTGCTGTGACATCAAGCTGCTCAATGTTGTCAAAGACCTGAAATCACAGGTTCAGATTAGGCACAGAGCAATGCATTGTGGGTCAGACCCAACATGGCAGCCCGCTTGCTGGCCGTGGATTACAGTTTAGCTCAGTGATTCTTTTGACCTGATGAGTTTATCATCGTTGAATTAAGCATCGAACATGTTTCAGATCCTGTGCAGTAAAGCGAGCCTCGCTGCTGCTCCGGTGCGGTCACTGTCGTTGTACCCGCGCTGCCACAAAACAGCTGACATCTGGAAACTGTCAAGGTAAAGTAATGGGACCGGCTGCTACTGAAGCTAATGTCAGTTGTTTAACATCAGTTTGAATGGAATCACTTAAGATTCTTAAGTAGTTTGAGGTTTATACTCGAAGTAGTGTTCACAGTGATCCTTCCTAGTGTTGCTTAAtatggatatgtgtgtgtgggtcagcCACTATAGCAATCAATCTTTATTATATCAAAATGCACTTGTTAGTGTTTGACAGGTTATTGTAAAAGCAGATTTAGAGACTAATGCTTTCCAAAGCAATGATTAATGGAGAAGTAAACCATTAAAGAAGGTTAAGATATTAAAAGAACATAATCAGCATAAAAAATGTAAGTATATGCAGTACAGGAAGTGTGACCTCTGCTACAGAGTACAGAGCAGTTCAGTTTTcactttcattaaaatgtctgctTCTAAAATGTAACTTTATCCACATCTGCAATGATTAATAATGCTGTTAGTTTATATATCATTATCAGATCTTGTAATCGCCCAGTTAATGATATCGATATCTGCCTCAAAAGTCCTTTTTTTATTGAGCCACACTTCCAGAGCAACTCTATTAATTATTAACATTCGGTTAAAGTTAATGAACtttaaatcataaaataaatgtagattATCTGGTCAAGATAATTTCCTGATTCAGAAAGCCACTCTGGCCATTATGCCTGTAGAGAATTTCTGGCCTTGCGTTTGTTACATTAGTTTTGTAAAACCTTTAAATTATTTAAGTCATAATAGTCTATGTCTAATTGGATGAATCTTCTTTGTCCAGGTGGTATACAGCTCCAGGGTTTAATGGGTGCAGCTCCTCACAGCAGCCGGGTCATGCCGTCAGTCGTATGTGGCGCCTCACCCAGAGAGCTCTCCGCCAGTCGGCCACCTGGACGTCCAAACCCCCGGGGATGTCCCTGAGGTTCATCCTGGGACCAGCGGTGCTCACGGTCTCTGCGCGGCTGTTCTGCCACGTGGCGTACTGCGAGGAAGACGTGAACAACAACACCCTGGTGGAAGCCGTCGCCAAAAAACCTCCACCCGAATTCAAATGGCATATCCTGTGGGAATTTGTCAAACCTCAGCTCTTGGCTCTCATGGGGGCTGTTGTGGTAAGGCCACTAAAGACAGTGACATGTCATCGAGGCTCTTATGGAACTGCTGATCAGCTAAACTGATTATCTTTCTCCTCAGCTTGCTTTTGCTGCAGCGATCCTGAACATTCAAATCCCCTTGATGCTCGGGGATCTGGTGAATGTTGTGGCGCGGTACCTGAGGGAACAGACTGGGAACTATGTTTACGAGATAAGAGGTCCTGCCTTGAAACTGCTCGGCCTGTATGGTGTCCAAGTAAGTGCACAAGAAGAAATCTGTTATGCTGCACAGCTTAAAATGTTACTGCTTCATCAACAATCAGCAGAAATCGTATGATTATGATAAAGTACTTGAAAGTATGTGTAGTGTTGATATACATTCCTTCCACTGTGCAGGGCCTGCTGACGACCGGCTACATCGTCCTGCTTTCTCGGGTTGGGGAGAGAGTGGCAGCGGACATGAGAAAGACGCTTTTCGCCTCCTTACTGAGGTGCATATTACAGATCGCATGCATTCATGGTTCTTCTCATTATGCACTGCTTATAGACTGATTACATGTTGAAGTAACTGCTACTAACGCTGTCATTGTTACTTTTCCTCTCAGGCAAGACGTGGCTTTCTTTGACGCTAATAAAACCGGGCAGCTGGTGAATCGTTTGACTTCTGACATTCAGGAGTTCAAGTCGTCTTTTAAATTAGTCATTTCTCAGGTATTAAGTGAAAACCTGTGTTGTAAAATAATCAATATGTGATATACAAGCTATTTGCTACTTTTAACCTTCAAATTCCTTTTTGCATATTTTCAGGGTCTGCGGAGTATTACGCAGACAGTTGGATGTTTTGTCTCCCTCTACATCATGTCCCCTAAACTCACAGGTTTGACTGTAGTGGTCCTTCCCTGTCTAgtgggagctggggctctcatTGGCTCGTTCCTCCGCAAACTATCCCGTTTGGCTCAAGAACAGGTAGAGTAGGACTGCACAATGTCTTGTATACATATATGTGTATTGTTTGAGTTTTGTTAACTCTTTGAACTGAAGAGAACATCGTTTTCTTAAGACATCTTTCAGCGTTGTTAAATTATCTTTAGAAGATAAAGCTGAATTATGCTTTTACACAGGAAACGTAATCTGTCCTACTTTGTCTGTCCCTGTTTACAGCATGTTTTATACATAATGGAAAGATGCACTTAACTCTGGATATAATGAAGCTTGGTTATTTGTAACATACTGTATGTTAATCTGATGTCTGACTGTGTCCAAACATACATTTCAGGTGGCAAAAGCAACAGGCGTGGCAGATGAGGCACTTGGTAATGTGCGGACAGTGAAAGCGTTTAGTATGGAAGAGCGGGAGCTCCAGTAAGTCAGAGTATATTTTGATATACTCACAGTTGTATTGCTTTTAGAGCACAGTGCACTGTGTCTCAGATTTATTAGATAATATGTTTAAATTTATGTAATTTTAATCATGTTTTTCTCCAGGTTATATTCTTATGAAGTGGACAAATCAggtgaaatgaatgaaaacctTGGCGCTGGAATAGCGGTCTTCCAAGGACTGTCAAACATCGCCCTgaattgtgagtgtgtgatacCAACTTCAACTTATCAACATAATGTGAAGCAGACTGCTGTTGTGTCTCAGGACTGTAATGTTTTTAATTGTGTGCCAATGATCCAGGCATCGTTCTGGGAACTATTTTCGCTGGAGGGACTTTAATTTCTAGAAATGAAATGACCCCTGGAGAACTCATGTCTTTCCTGATCGCTTCCCAGACTGTTCAAAGGTAAAAGACACAACTTGCTCCACAATTATTGCTCTGTATTAACTAATAAATGTACCTGGTGTGATTTAATTGGGGGTGTTGTCTTTGTGCTCAGGTCATTGGCCAGTATCTCTATCCTTTTTGGACAGGTGAGTAAAAACtctttgcatgtatgtgttatATCTGAGcgacacacatttaaaaatttaGAATTATTTATAAAACTGTAAATTTCTAACATTTGCTGCAGATGGTGAGAGGACTCAGCTCCGGGGCCAGAGTTTTTGAATATCTGGTTTCGAAGCCAACCATCACTGGGTCAGGGGGGGGACGCATCTCGTACCACAATCTGATGGGAAGAGTGGACTTCCAGGACATTTCCTTCAGGTTAGAACCTCATCTCATCAGTTCAATTGTAGACATTATCTGAACATTAAAATCAGATGATAATGTCTAttgatatcttttttttatatatatatttacagttaCCCAACAAGACCCGGTCATCAGATTTTGAAGAAGTTCAACTTGACACTGGCTCCGGGTAAAACTGTTGCCATTGTTGGAGAATCTGGAGGAGGTAATATAATGATTCTAATTGTAATGTGTGTGACATGAGAACAGCCTGATGGTGAGCCCTCACTTATCAATCCGATGCATTCTAGGGAAGTCCACGGTGGCGTCATTGCTGGAGCGTTTCTACGACCCGACCAGCGGTGTCGTCAAGGTGGATGGACTTGACATTCGAACACTCGACCTGTCGTGGCTCAGGGGGCAAGTTATAGGATTTATCAATCAGGTAAAAGTTGCTCATCATGAGTATGTTGCcactctttttaaaaacaggtatatgaataatgttttgtttgatttaattctTAATTAGACCCTTTTGTAGCTGTCCAGAGCTCACTGTTTTGCCTCCTTCAATATTGTGTGCAGGAGCCGGTTTTGTTCGGATCATCCGTCATGGAGAACATCCGCTTTGGGAAGCCCGAGGCCACAGATGCTGAGGTCATTAATGCAGCCAAGCAAGCCAATGCTCATCGCTTCATTACCAGTTTCCCAGACGGCTACCACACTGTGGTTGGTAGGTACTCTCATTTAAGCTTTTACTACTCTTAAGAAACTCTGGGAGATGTGGATACTAAGCACTAGATTTCTAATCCCAGGTGAGCGAGGAGCGACGCTCTCAGGCGGCCAGAAACAGCGCATCGCCATCGCCCGCGCCTTGATCAAGAACCCGTGCATCCTGGTGCTGGATGAGGCCACCAGTGCATTGGACGCAGAGTCGGAGCGAGTGGTACAGGAGGCTCTGGACAAGGCCACAAGGGGTCGCACTGTGCTCATCATTGCCCACCGGCTGAGCACCATTCAAGGGGCTGACATCATCTGCGTCATGAGCAACGGACGCAttgtggaggtgaggtcataTCTTGTTAAATGTCCAAAGTTCAGAGATGCACAGAAGAGAACTGGCTCATCCAGTTGTCAGTAATTCATATAAGTGTTATTGATTCTTCTTCATGCACTGTGTAATATTGTAATTGTATCTAATggttccctcttttcttttaagGCTGGGTCTCACTTAGAGCTGCTGAGCAAAGGAGGACTGTATTCTGATCTGATCCGCAGGCAAAGAGCTGAGGGGAACAAATGAACACTGCAAAACATACTCTAGATCGACAATGAATAAtagagtttatttttaaatgcataGGGGATGGGTTGCATGAACAcaatgaatacaataaaatgtatccTAATTTTACCATTTCCATGCCGACTTTTAGGCCAACTCAGGTTTTATGTACTTTACAAATGGACCAACCGGGTCAGTCTGTGATGATTTAACAAGCCACACTAATGTACAGTCTCAAGTGGGAAGTTCATAACACTGTTTTTACTGTATCTGTATAGAATGATAAATTATAATGTATagacaaaaaatgaataaacttgTTCTGATTAgttcactgttgtttttttggtcATAGTATAAatagtttctgttttttttcacaaataCCTGATTTAAGAGActaaacactgaacctttatgATGAGGAGGATGTGATGTGTGGATAGTATCATTTCCTCAGCTGATTATCCAGTTTAAATCCTGCACTCAAAGAAAGGGATGAAGAAAGCAGAGATATTCTCTCCACTTCACTTGCTCTGCGTTATCATGATGATCTTAACTTACAGATGTTATCTTTGCAGTCTCTTCTATAAACATTTTGTCACGTGCACTTGTATAATCAAGgtcttttttataaaatgtctccaaataaaaaactgaagtTGCTGCACTCAGTTATGTTGCGGAATGCTGCAGTTCATCTTTTGGCCACTGGGGGAGCGACAACACAAACCTGACCGCTGCGGACCCGTATGCACTTAGCTtcaagctaacgttagccacCTGAGCACCGTTAACCCCAGTGTGGGGCTTTAAGTGGTCATTAGTTCGGTAGCGGGCCCCGGGCTGGCTTTTTCGGTCAAACATGCAGAAATATGAAAAGCTGGAAAAAATCGGAGAGGGTAAGTTCCCTGCGCTTATTTATTAAAGTGAGCTAAGCCTAGAATTAGCTTAGCCTGGTTTGCTAACATAGCTCCTGTGCTGTTGCAgggctagctaacgttagctggaTTTAGAAAGCGTAATTCCTGCGTTAAATAAATCCTCCAGTTAACCTCACACAGAGCGACAGTCACCGACACTAGTACGTGTTAGTGACACGATGTGTCCGGAGATGTCCGCCCGCCGGGTTTGATGGTATTAACGTCAGCTAGTTTAGCTAGCTAGCGGCAGGACTTGCCATTCATCGATGCGCTGACTGGGATTTAACCCTGCGATTTCTCCCCCGCAGGAACCTACGGGACAGTGTTCAAGGCTAAAAACAGAGAAACCCACGAAATCGTAGCTTTGAAACGCGTGAGGCTGGACGATGACGACGAGGTATGTGTGAAGAATACCATTATTAGCAGCTTATGTGTTCACAAGCAGGCTAATGGTGCAGGAGGCTAATGCTAACAACAGTGGCTGTCATTCATTTCAGGGGGTGCCCAGCTCTGCCCTGAGAGAGATCTGCCTTCTGAAGGAGCTCAAGCACAAAAACATAGTCAGGTCGGTCTGCTACTGAAACTCTGCACGAGTGTCATGTGATTTAAAATGCAACACAACTAGCatctaaacaacaacaacttcttactgttctctgtctcctccagaCTACACGACGTTTTGCACAGTGACAAGAAGTTAACCTTGGTTTTTGAATATTGTGATCAGGTGAGATTTCCCATCCACCGGTATGTTTTATTCTGatgggtgccccccccccccgagactaACATGTCTCTTATCAACTGCAGGATTTGAAGAAGTATTTTGACAGCTGCAATGGGGATCTGGATCCTGAAACGGTGAAGGTGAGGGATCAGCAACCTGGCCAATCCAAGAATAGAGATAAACCAGGGATATATCGTATTACTACTTAAATgcattgatttgtgttttttacagtcCTTCATGTACCAGCTGCTGAAAGGCCTCGCTTTCTGTCACAGTCGAAACGTCCTCCACAGAGATCTGAAGCCGCAGAATCTTCTCATCAACAGAGTGAGTGTCTAGAATAGATGCATTTTGACTTTGACTTGAAGGCTGGTCAAAAGCTAATCAGTCAGAATATTGTTTCCATAATGTTGAAGGAAAGCAAAGGGAGTATTCTGTCTTGATGGCTCGCTCTGACACTCTGTAGTTTGAGTGTGTGCTGCTGTCGTCTGTAAAGATTTGGTGacgtctctcgctctctctctctctacagaaTGGGGAGCTGAAGCTGGCTGACTTTGGGTTGGCTCGAGCCTTTGGTATTCCTGTGAGGTGCTACTCAGCAGAGGTAAGTCGTACATCATTAACACAGCACGCTACAGTCT
It includes:
- the abcb8 gene encoding mitochondrial potassium channel ATP-binding subunit, coding for MFQILCSKASLAAAPVRSLSLYPRCHKTADIWKLSRWYTAPGFNGCSSSQQPGHAVSRMWRLTQRALRQSATWTSKPPGMSLRFILGPAVLTVSARLFCHVAYCEEDVNNNTLVEAVAKKPPPEFKWHILWEFVKPQLLALMGAVVLAFAAAILNIQIPLMLGDLVNVVARYLREQTGNYVYEIRGPALKLLGLYGVQGLLTTGYIVLLSRVGERVAADMRKTLFASLLRQDVAFFDANKTGQLVNRLTSDIQEFKSSFKLVISQGLRSITQTVGCFVSLYIMSPKLTGLTVVVLPCLVGAGALIGSFLRKLSRLAQEQVAKATGVADEALGNVRTVKAFSMEERELQLYSYEVDKSGEMNENLGAGIAVFQGLSNIALNCIVLGTIFAGGTLISRNEMTPGELMSFLIASQTVQRSLASISILFGQMVRGLSSGARVFEYLVSKPTITGSGGGRISYHNLMGRVDFQDISFSYPTRPGHQILKKFNLTLAPGKTVAIVGESGGGKSTVASLLERFYDPTSGVVKVDGLDIRTLDLSWLRGQVIGFINQEPVLFGSSVMENIRFGKPEATDAEVINAAKQANAHRFITSFPDGYHTVVGERGATLSGGQKQRIAIARALIKNPCILVLDEATSALDAESERVVQEALDKATRGRTVLIIAHRLSTIQGADIICVMSNGRIVEAGSHLELLSKGGLYSDLIRRQRAEGNK
- the cdk5 gene encoding cyclin-dependent-like kinase 5 yields the protein MQKYEKLEKIGEGTYGTVFKAKNRETHEIVALKRVRLDDDDEGVPSSALREICLLKELKHKNIVRLHDVLHSDKKLTLVFEYCDQDLKKYFDSCNGDLDPETVKSFMYQLLKGLAFCHSRNVLHRDLKPQNLLINRNGELKLADFGLARAFGIPVRCYSAEVVTLWYRPPDVLFGAKLYSTSIDMWSAGCIFAELANAGRPLFPGNDVDDQLKRIFRLLGTPTEEQWQTMTKLPDYKPYPMYPATTSLVNVVPKLSSTGRDLLQNLLKCNPVQRISAEEALQHPYFADFCPP